A window of the Streptomyces luomodiensis genome harbors these coding sequences:
- a CDS encoding nuclear transport factor 2 family protein, protein MSPTSALPTWLADALGSLAAGDLDGWMSIYAPDATHEFPWAAEGAVRRLEGRDAIAAYMSRLPEVIEFGPFTDVHVREAGDETIVQATGHHRSPDGTPRDLGYIWFITRRDGKVTRIQDYMNALPGSE, encoded by the coding sequence GTGTCACCCACGTCCGCTCTCCCCACATGGCTCGCCGACGCGCTCGGCTCCCTTGCCGCCGGCGACCTCGACGGGTGGATGAGCATCTACGCTCCCGACGCCACGCACGAATTCCCCTGGGCGGCCGAAGGCGCCGTCCGCCGTCTGGAGGGGCGCGACGCGATCGCGGCCTACATGAGCCGGCTCCCTGAGGTCATCGAGTTCGGGCCGTTCACCGACGTCCACGTGCGTGAGGCGGGCGACGAGACCATCGTCCAGGCCACCGGCCACCACCGAAGCCCCGACGGCACGCCCAGGGATCTCGGCTACATCTGGTTCATCACCCGGCGCGACGGCAAGGTGACGCGCATCCAGGACTACATGAACGCGCTGCCCGGCTCTGAGTGA
- a CDS encoding TetR/AcrR family transcriptional regulator: MGRRPQPHIKERLLDACADHALAHGLPDRLEPLATATGTSARMLIYHFGTRDALLRAVLGRARQRQLDTFGDLLRVRPDEPYTTTLYRAWTSITGPDGQPYLRMFGQLRESTEQQLWPNFRRTATTDWLGPLEDGLRSIGRPDLATLVLAVIRGLLMDLDATGDTTRTDQAFRVFLGAVEHLSSG, encoded by the coding sequence GTGGGCAGACGACCGCAACCGCACATCAAGGAGAGGCTGCTCGATGCCTGCGCTGATCACGCCCTCGCGCACGGCCTCCCCGACCGGCTCGAACCGCTGGCCACCGCCACCGGCACCTCGGCCCGCATGCTGATTTACCACTTCGGCACCCGCGACGCCCTGCTGCGGGCCGTCCTCGGGCGCGCGCGGCAACGCCAACTCGACACATTCGGCGACCTCCTGCGGGTGCGGCCCGACGAGCCGTACACGACCACCCTGTATCGCGCCTGGACCTCCATCACCGGCCCGGACGGCCAGCCGTACCTGCGCATGTTCGGTCAGCTGCGCGAGAGTACGGAGCAGCAGCTGTGGCCCAACTTCCGGCGCACCGCGACGACCGACTGGCTCGGGCCGCTCGAGGACGGTCTGCGCAGCATCGGCCGGCCGGATCTCGCGACGCTCGTTCTCGCTGTCATCCGCGGTCTCCTCATGGACCTCGACGCCACCGGCGACACCACCCGCACCGACCAGGCCTTCCGCGTCTTCCTCGGCGCAGTCGAGCACCTGTCCAGCGGTTAG
- a CDS encoding TetR/AcrR family transcriptional regulator, whose translation MLAAADGLFADAGAPDTVPMDAIAAAAGVGKGTLFRAFGSRDGLLDALWAHKLTALREAVEEGEAPLGPGAPSRERVVAFLDALLTFKLDNRHLIRAREVASAGVRQSEHYKWMHGLLRNLIEDAAPGATADDTVYAAHVLLAALHIDLIEELLAAGRSPRAIRRAQAALARAVMDDARRR comes from the coding sequence GTGCTCGCCGCCGCCGACGGGCTCTTCGCCGACGCCGGCGCCCCCGACACGGTCCCGATGGACGCCATAGCCGCCGCGGCCGGCGTGGGGAAGGGAACTCTGTTCCGGGCCTTCGGCAGCCGCGACGGCCTGCTCGACGCACTGTGGGCCCATAAGCTCACCGCCCTGCGCGAGGCCGTGGAGGAAGGAGAGGCACCGCTCGGTCCGGGGGCACCGTCGCGCGAGCGGGTCGTCGCGTTCCTCGACGCGCTGCTCACCTTCAAGCTGGACAACCGCCACCTCATCCGCGCACGCGAGGTGGCCTCCGCCGGAGTGCGGCAGTCGGAGCACTACAAGTGGATGCACGGCCTGCTGCGGAACCTGATCGAGGATGCCGCGCCCGGGGCGACGGCGGACGACACCGTATACGCCGCCCACGTCCTGCTCGCGGCGCTGCACATCGATCTCATCGAGGAGTTGCTCGCCGCCGGACGCTCGCCCCGAGCGATCCGCCGCGCACAGGCCGCGCTCGCGCGAGCGGTCATGGACGACGCTCGACGCCGCTAG
- a CDS encoding NAD(P)-dependent alcohol dehydrogenase: MRNTVGWQVEDSSSTLRRTPLQRRDLRPDDLAVRVDYCGVCHSDLHAIGARDGEGSRPLVPGHEFTGVVTETGPAVTHFTVGDLVAVGNIVDSCGECAMCQAGQENFCRAIPTLTYGGTDRHDGSTTLGGYSREYVVRDRFAYPLPAGLDPAAAAPLLCAGVTVWEPLHALGVGPGTRVAVAGLGGLGHLAVKIAVALGADTSVISRSPDKAEDARRLGAHGLIVSADPEQMADARDRFDVVIDTISAPHDLGPYLRLVAMDGTLSHLGHLGPVTVETTDLLVGRKKLSSAGSGGRPATIAMLDFCGEHGITADIELLPSAQVNEALDRLRRNDVRYRFVLDMSDVD; this comes from the coding sequence ATGAGGAACACGGTTGGCTGGCAGGTGGAAGACTCGTCGTCGACGCTGCGGCGGACGCCGCTGCAACGACGCGATCTGCGCCCTGACGACCTGGCTGTCAGGGTGGATTACTGCGGTGTCTGCCACTCCGATCTGCACGCCATCGGTGCCCGGGACGGCGAAGGCAGCCGGCCTTTGGTGCCCGGACACGAGTTCACGGGCGTGGTGACCGAGACCGGCCCCGCGGTCACCCACTTCACCGTCGGTGACCTGGTCGCGGTGGGCAACATCGTCGACTCCTGCGGCGAGTGCGCCATGTGCCAGGCCGGTCAGGAGAACTTCTGCCGCGCCATCCCGACCCTGACCTACGGCGGCACCGACCGGCACGACGGATCGACCACGCTTGGGGGTTACTCCCGCGAGTACGTGGTCCGCGACCGCTTCGCCTACCCCCTTCCCGCCGGACTGGATCCGGCCGCCGCCGCTCCGCTTCTCTGCGCCGGGGTCACCGTCTGGGAACCGCTGCACGCCCTCGGCGTGGGGCCGGGAACCCGCGTCGCCGTGGCCGGACTGGGCGGCCTGGGCCACCTCGCGGTCAAAATCGCCGTGGCGCTCGGCGCCGACACCTCGGTCATCAGCCGCTCACCGGACAAGGCCGAGGACGCTCGCCGTCTGGGGGCCCACGGTCTCATCGTCTCCGCGGACCCGGAACAAATGGCTGACGCCCGCGACCGCTTCGACGTCGTCATCGACACCATCTCCGCCCCGCACGACCTCGGCCCTTACCTGCGCCTGGTCGCCATGGACGGGACGCTGAGCCATCTCGGGCACCTTGGACCCGTCACCGTGGAGACCACCGACCTGCTCGTGGGGCGCAAGAAGCTCAGCTCCGCAGGCAGCGGCGGCAGGCCCGCGACCATCGCCATGCTGGACTTCTGCGGCGAGCACGGCATCACCGCCGACATCGAACTGCTCCCCTCGGCGCAGGTGAACGAGGCCCTCGACCGTCTGAGGCGCAACGACGTCCGCTACCGCTTCGTACTCGACATGTCCGACGTGGACTGA
- a CDS encoding DUF4157 domain-containing protein, protein MQRTVGNAAVARMIGRRRGTGCRHEQELAVQRSAVHDVLRSAGQPLDEGLRTEMEARFGGVNFSDVRVHADAAARRSAGEIDAQAYTSGSHIVVGEGGVDKHTLAHELTHVVQQRRGPVAGSDTGHGLRVSDPSDRFEREAEATARRVMSGPVSAQQHTDGPAPDSAAHDHGHAAVQRLIEFGPNADDGSFELQLTPGRPAWEPTAQAMANNAGPNASLNHIIPFERIQRDLDKHANFLFDARGTTGWQSAVAAFEANCDALFTNGSPEHTAMVQRRNAVINALNHPFTRTQRAPVEAAIQSLLSALNSSSQNLRIGDASLNASIGNAIDADFLPGTIRHTGAVFTDSPPPSAVPLPNQGGAQATHTVTNLECVRLTPQHESHVFAYSAASPSSLKFTINGLAGVLHHALQNGQHMSSTQAPTAVAPSGTPPYPVLVMDPNGIRAPFLFYE, encoded by the coding sequence TTGCAACGCACCGTCGGAAACGCGGCGGTGGCACGGATGATCGGTCGGCGGCGCGGCACGGGCTGCCGCCATGAACAGGAACTGGCGGTGCAGCGGTCCGCGGTGCACGATGTCCTTCGCTCGGCAGGGCAGCCGCTGGACGAAGGACTCCGCACCGAGATGGAGGCCCGCTTCGGGGGCGTGAACTTCAGCGATGTACGCGTGCACGCGGATGCCGCCGCCCGGCGTTCGGCGGGCGAGATCGACGCCCAGGCCTATACCTCCGGAAGCCACATCGTTGTCGGCGAAGGCGGCGTGGACAAGCACACGCTGGCCCACGAGCTGACCCATGTCGTCCAGCAGCGCCGGGGGCCTGTCGCGGGCAGCGACACCGGCCACGGCCTGCGGGTGAGCGACCCGTCCGACCGTTTCGAGCGCGAGGCCGAAGCCACCGCGCGGCGGGTGATGTCCGGGCCGGTCAGCGCGCAGCAGCACACCGACGGCCCCGCCCCGGACTCCGCGGCGCACGACCACGGCCACGCCGCCGTGCAGCGGCTGATCGAGTTCGGGCCGAACGCCGACGACGGGAGCTTCGAGCTCCAGCTCACACCGGGCCGCCCGGCCTGGGAACCCACCGCCCAAGCGATGGCCAACAATGCCGGGCCGAACGCGTCCCTCAACCACATCATCCCGTTCGAACGGATCCAGCGCGACCTGGACAAGCACGCGAACTTTCTGTTCGACGCCCGCGGCACAACGGGGTGGCAGAGTGCTGTCGCCGCATTCGAGGCGAACTGCGACGCCCTGTTCACGAATGGCTCGCCCGAGCACACCGCGATGGTCCAACGGCGCAACGCCGTCATCAACGCCTTGAACCATCCCTTCACCAGGACGCAGCGCGCTCCGGTGGAGGCCGCGATCCAGAGCCTGCTCAGCGCCCTCAACAGCAGCTCGCAGAATCTGCGGATCGGGGACGCCTCCCTCAACGCATCGATCGGCAACGCCATCGACGCCGATTTCCTGCCCGGGACCATCCGCCACACCGGGGCGGTGTTCACCGACAGCCCTCCGCCGTCTGCGGTGCCCCTCCCGAACCAGGGAGGGGCACAGGCCACCCATACGGTCACCAACCTTGAGTGCGTGCGGCTGACCCCGCAGCACGAAAGCCACGTCTTCGCCTACAGCGCCGCCTCCCCCTCGTCCCTCAAGTTCACCATCAACGGGCTTGCGGGGGTGCTCCACCACGCGCTCCAAAACGGGCAGCACATGTCCTCGACGCAGGCTCCGACGGCCGTCGCGCCGTCAGGCACGCCCCCCTACCCGGTACTCGTCATGGACCCCAACGGCATCAGGGCCCCGTTTCTGTTCTACGAGTGA
- a CDS encoding PPOX class F420-dependent oxidoreductase, translated as MPHPMSDDELVAFLTAEPARTATLATVRPDGRPHAAPVWFTLDRTAATPESPLGDIVITTGAASVKGRALRRDPRVALCIDDERPPFSFVSIEGTVTLSEEPEELLRWATASAARYMGADLADEIGRRIGGPGTLLVRVHPTHIVAVADLTD; from the coding sequence ATGCCCCACCCCATGAGCGATGACGAGCTGGTGGCCTTCCTCACGGCGGAACCGGCCCGGACGGCCACGTTGGCCACCGTGCGCCCGGACGGGAGGCCCCATGCGGCCCCGGTCTGGTTCACCCTGGACCGGACAGCGGCCACCCCCGAGTCACCGCTCGGCGACATCGTGATCACCACCGGTGCCGCCTCGGTGAAGGGACGAGCACTGCGCCGCGATCCACGAGTGGCCTTGTGCATCGACGACGAACGGCCACCGTTCTCCTTCGTGAGCATCGAGGGCACGGTCACCCTCAGCGAAGAGCCCGAAGAACTGCTGAGGTGGGCCACGGCAAGCGCGGCGCGCTACATGGGCGCCGACCTCGCCGACGAGATCGGAAGGCGCATCGGAGGCCCAGGCACCTTGTTGGTCCGTGTTCACCCCACCCACATCGTGGCCGTGGCCGATCTGACCGACTAG
- a CDS encoding alpha/beta hydrolase, protein MRVVFVHGACVRDGSWWWHRTAELLRERGVPSVAPALPSCGEAGPPGGVGGPGLSEDVAAVRQVLQAGDEPTVVVAHSYGGIVTAEAAAGIGSVRHLLLVSSYLPEVGQSLSEFGDGSPAPFLDVDPGAGTFGVRPELLVDTFLHDCDPEVQAQAADHLARQSVQVTGQPVGAAAWQQVPSTYLVCAQDRGTPPRLQREFARRAGSVVELETGHHPFLSQPAAVRDLLLSL, encoded by the coding sequence ATGAGGGTCGTGTTCGTGCATGGGGCGTGTGTGCGGGACGGGTCGTGGTGGTGGCACCGCACCGCCGAGCTGCTGCGGGAGCGAGGGGTGCCGAGCGTGGCCCCGGCGCTGCCGAGCTGCGGCGAGGCGGGCCCGCCCGGCGGCGTCGGCGGTCCGGGGCTGTCCGAGGATGTTGCCGCGGTGCGGCAGGTGCTGCAGGCCGGCGACGAGCCGACCGTCGTGGTCGCCCACAGCTACGGCGGCATCGTCACCGCGGAAGCCGCCGCGGGAATCGGGTCGGTACGCCACCTGCTGCTGGTCTCCAGCTATCTGCCCGAGGTCGGGCAGAGCCTGTCGGAGTTCGGGGACGGCAGCCCGGCCCCGTTCCTCGACGTCGACCCCGGCGCCGGCACCTTCGGGGTCCGCCCCGAGCTGCTGGTGGACACGTTCCTGCACGACTGTGACCCTGAGGTCCAGGCGCAGGCGGCGGACCATCTCGCCCGGCAGAGCGTGCAGGTGACCGGGCAGCCGGTCGGGGCGGCCGCATGGCAGCAGGTGCCCTCGACGTACCTCGTCTGCGCCCAGGACCGCGGCACTCCGCCGCGGCTGCAGCGCGAGTTCGCCCGCCGGGCCGGCAGTGTCGTCGAACTCGAGACCGGCCACCACCCGTTCCTGTCCCAGCCCGCCGCGGTCCGGGACCTGCTGCTGAGCCTGTGA
- a CDS encoding TetR family transcriptional regulator encodes MADQPLSARGAATYQRILEAATQEFAEYGIAGARVERIVAAARTNKAQLYAYFGSKEGLFDAIFFGSLERIVNVVPIDATDLADWAVRLYDEYLRRPDLIRLATWARLERRPAGHLVDDPDRLDDRKLRAIAEAQAAGSVRQGDPFDLMAMVIAMSMAWSPVSNVYAATAQEPPELHDRRRTLLRESVRRAMAADHI; translated from the coding sequence ATGGCCGATCAGCCCCTGAGCGCGCGTGGAGCCGCGACGTACCAACGCATCCTCGAAGCGGCGACCCAGGAATTCGCCGAGTACGGGATCGCCGGCGCGCGCGTCGAGCGGATCGTGGCTGCGGCCCGCACGAACAAGGCGCAGCTCTACGCCTACTTCGGCAGCAAGGAAGGGCTCTTCGACGCCATTTTCTTCGGCTCGCTGGAGCGGATCGTGAATGTCGTCCCGATCGACGCCACCGACCTCGCGGACTGGGCCGTACGCCTCTACGACGAGTATCTGCGCCGCCCCGACCTCATCCGGCTGGCCACCTGGGCGCGCCTGGAGCGGCGCCCGGCCGGTCACCTGGTGGACGATCCCGACCGCCTCGACGACCGCAAGCTACGCGCCATCGCCGAGGCCCAGGCCGCCGGTTCGGTGCGCCAGGGAGACCCGTTCGACCTCATGGCCATGGTGATCGCCATGTCCATGGCATGGTCCCCGGTCAGCAATGTCTACGCGGCAACGGCGCAGGAGCCACCCGAACTGCACGACCGGCGTCGCACCCTGCTCCGCGAGAGCGTTCGCCGCGCCATGGCGGCCGACCACATCTAG